AAGTTGACCATTGGGGCCCTTTTGGTGGCTGTGGCCTCCAAAGGTCAGGGGGCAGTGATGCTTTTGGCTAATCTTGCGCAGGTTGCCATAATGAACGCTTACAGCAGGGATTTCGAGAGGGAAGCGGACCTAGGGGCCCTTCACATATTACAAGAGGCAGGTTATGAACCCTCTGCTGCTGTAACCGTTCTTGAACGTTTGAAGATGGAGCAACTGAAACGACCGTACGTGGACCCTGGTATTTTCATGGACCACCCTAAAACGGAAGAGAGGATAGATTACATCCTTAAGGCCATGGAAAAAGAGGGGTTACAGGTAAACAGAAAAATTCCATTGGGTTTGCTCAGAACCAAGGTTGTGGAGGTAGCGGAGCGTTATAATCTTTTGGTAGATGATCTGGTGGTGTGTTGGGGGCCCAAGGTGCCCGAGGTATTTGAAATCCTTGAACGCTTAGCCCATGTTATCGATGAAAACCTAAAGCTCGAGACTGCGCCTTACGATATTGCCATAATGGAGACCAAGGAAGGGAAAGCCTTGAGAATCGGTAGAGCCATAGCGCTATATAACAAGGACATGAGAGAAGGTATGCCCTCTCTTGAAGAAATAAGGAAGAGACTTGTGTTAGCCTTGGAGAATGCCAAGAAGCAACATCCCACAGCAAATTATTTTAGATAAGGGGGCCAGGCCGATGTCCCATATTACGTTATATCGTAAATACAGACCAAAGAGTTTCTCTCAGGTAGTAGGGCAGAACGCTGTTGTACAGGTAGTGAAAAACAAGATACTTTCTGGTAAGGTGCCCCATGCTTTCCTTTTTTCTGGTCCAAGAGGAAGCGGGAAGACTACTGTCGCAAGGCTCTTGGCCAAGGCCCTGAATTGCTCTAACCTATCCAATGAAGGGGAACCCTGTGGAGAGTGTAGCAGTTGTAAGGCCATAACCGAAGGCAGCAGTCTTGATGTAATAGAGATAGACGGTGCCTCTCATAGGGGGATAGATAATATAAGGGAGCTTAAAGAACACGTATCCCTTGCTCCCTTTTCTTCCCCATATAAGGTATACATAATAGATGAAGTTCACATGGTAACCACTGATGGATTCAATGCCCTCCTTAAAACCTTAGAGGAACCTCCATCTTATGTGGTGTTCGTTTTAGCCACTACGGAGCCCAAAAAGGTCCCGGTGACCATAAGATCAAGATGTCAGCATGTGCCATTCCATAGAATCAAAAGCGGTGACATTGTAAACTGCCTTAAAAATGTGCTTTTGCTTGAAGGTTGCGATGCTGATGACGATGCTCTGTGGGAAATAGCAAGGGAAGCCGATGGCTCCTTGCGCGATGCCTTGTCGATCCTGGAGCAGGCTTTAGCTTTTGCGGGAGAGGATAAGGTTTTGAGACTTGATGCAGTAAATTCCATGTTGGGTGGCGGCAGTCGCAAAGATATGGAAAGACTTATGGTTAAATTGCGCACTGACAAAAAAGAGGCGTTTTATTTTCTACAGCAACTTTTAAGTGCAGGACTTACGAGCAAGAGGCTTTTTGAGGGCCTTTACGAGCTGGCAAGAGATCTATGGGTTTTGGGGAAATGGGGCTCAAACTGTGAGGATGCTTTACCTATATCACAAGAGGAAAAAGATTTTCTCAAGGAAGAAATGGTCTTTTGGGAAACATCAGATCTTTGGAACATAATGAAATTCTGTGTTGACAACATCGCTAGAGCGAACCTAGGGGTCAGAAGCGATGTCGCTGCCAGCTTGGTGTTAGGTTTCTTCGAAGAGTTGAAGCCTGCGCAAACCCCGCGAGAGGCGGTTCCAAAAAGTCGAGAAGAAACCAAGCCGGAAGAGTCGAAACCTGTAAATGCTAAAAGAGAAGATAATCTTTCCCCGAAGGCAGGTTGGGAAGGGTTCCACGAATGTTTCTATCCCGATGACATAATGATCTATTGTGCGTTGGCATCTGCTGAACCTGCATTTGGAGAGGGAAAGGTTGAAATCCAATTTTCTCTGGATCATAGATTGGCCTTTGAACTGTTGAAAATTCCTAGGAATCTCAGGAAACTGAGGGATGGAGCCAAGAAGCTGTGGGAAGGGAAAAAAGTTTTGCTGCGCCTTGGGGATTGTTCCATTGACCTGGATGAAACAGACTTGCCTCAGGGTGACTACGACCCAACTCCCAATATTGCGGAGGTCGTCTCAGAGCCAGGTCAGGGACACAGAAACGAGGACACAGCAAGCAAAACGAGAGAAAAAGTAGACCCTCCTTACGTAAAAAAACGAGACACAGAGCCTAAGAATGGAAATGGATTAAAAGATACAAACTTACGGAAGCTTATGCAGCTTATAAATGGAGAGATCTTATTGATCAGAGAGGAAGACTCGATGGAAGCCAGCCAGGAAAGCGAGGAAGAGGTAGAAAATGAATAATCCCTTTGTTCACCTTCATGTCCACAGCGAATATAGCTTACTGGATGGAGCTATTAGGTGTGACAGGCTTGCCAATAGAGTCAGAGAGTGGCAGGTCCCCGCGGTTGCTTTGACCGATCATGGAGCCATGTATGGCGTAATTGAGTTCTACGGACAATGTATGTCCAAGGGGGTAAAGCCGATAATAGGGTGCGAGGTCTATGTGGATCCCAGAGGGCATACCCTGAAAGATAGACAAGGTAAGAATTACCACCTTCTGCTACTTGCCGAGACGCAAGAAGGGTATCAAAATCTTGTGAAGTTGGTTTCAATAGCTAATACTGATGGCTTTTACTACAAGCCGAGGGTCGATCATGATCTGCTCGCCCGTTACAGCAAAGGTTTAATTGCCTCGTCTGCGTGCCTTTCTGGGGAGATTCCCTCCCTCATCTTAGAGGGCAACATTGAGGAGGCCCAATCGAGGGCTTCTCTTTATCGGGACATATTTGGAAAGGACAATTTTTTCCTGGAGGTAATGTATAACGAGGTTTCAGATCAGGCGTTGGTCAACAAAAGGTTGGTCGAAATGTCCAAAAAGATGGATATACCGCTCATAGCGACCAACGATGCCCACTATCTAGATAAAAGCGATGCGTCTTGGCACGATGTCCTTCTTTGTGTGCAGACCAATGCAACTATAAATGCCCCCAACAGGTATCGGTTTGGTTCAAATGATTTTTACTTGCGCTCTCCCGAGGAGATGTGGGCCATATTCGGAAAGGAACTGCCAGAAGCCCTCACAAACACCGTAAATATAGCGGAAAGGTGCGACGTTAAAATAGAGTTTTCTGGTTACCATTTGCCGGAGGTCAGGCTAATGGAGGGTGAGACCTTAGAGCAGGCTCTGAGGCGCAGAGCTGTAGAGGGGCTTGCAGCGAGGTTCCATGGACAGACTCCTCCAGAAGAATATACTAAGCGCCTGGAGTATGAGTTAGCCGTTATAGAGGAGATGGGGTTTGCCGGTTACTTCCTGATAGTGGCCGACATAATACAGGAGGCCAAGGCAAAGGGCATTCCAGTGGGGCCAGGAAGGGGTTCCGCTGCGGGTTCCTTGGTTGCCTATGCCCTTAAGATTACAGAGATAGATCCCTTACGCTACAATCTGCTCTTTGAGCGATTCTTGAACCCTGAAAGGATAAGCATGCCGGATATAGACACAGATATCTCTGACAAGCGCAGGGAAGAGGTCCTCGCTCAGATAGTGGCAAAGTATGGGAGAGAAAAAGTGGCCCAGATAATCACTTTTGATCGTATGAAGAGCAAAGCAGCAATAAGAGATGTGGGAAGGGCTTTGGACATGCCATACGCGGAAGTAGATAAGGTGGCCAAATTGGTGCCTCCAGGAGCTTCGTCTATAGAAGAGGCCATGGAGCAGAGCCCAGAATTGAAGGAGATTCACAAAAATGATCCCGCTGTGAGGAGATTGCTTGACTACGCTTCGAGTATAGAGGGTCTTGCCAGACATTGTTCTCAACATGCTGCAGGTGTGGTTATAGCACCCAAAGCCATAACTGATTACGTACCAGTGAGAAAGATAGGAGAAGACCAGGTAGTGACCCAGTTTGCGATGGAGCATGTAGAAAAATTGGGTCTAGTCAAAATGGACTTTTTGGGGTTGAGGACCCTTTCAGTTATAGAGGAGACTTTGAAAAACATTAGGAATAATGGAAAGGTGCCACCGGATATAAACAATTTACCATTGGACGACGAAGCTACGTACCAATTATTGTCGGATGGGGACACGTTAGGAGTGTTCCAATTAGAATCTTCTGGAATGAGACAGTTGTTAAGAAAGCTGAAACCAGACTGTTTCGAGGACCTTATAGCTGTTTTGGCTTTGTATAGGCCCGGACCATTGGGCAGTGGCATGGTGGATCAGTATATAGAGTGCAAACACGGACGTCAGGAACCTTCTTACCTTCACCCACTTTTGGAAGACGTGTTGAAGGAGACCCATGGTGTAATTTTGTATCAAGAACAGGTAATGCAATGTGCATCCATACTGGCAGGTTATAGTCTTGGGCAAGCAGATCTTCTCAGACGAGCCATGGGTAAGAAAAAAGTGGACGTCATGGCGAAAGAAAGGGAGAATTTCCTCAAGGGATGTGCTGAGAGAGGAATTGAAGAAAAAAAGGCCGAACAAATTTTCGATATCATCCAGGAGTTTGCTGGCTACGGGTTCAATAAATCTCACAGCACCGCTTATGCTATGATAAGTTACCAGACGGCCTATCTAAAGGCTCATTTCCCCGTGGAGTTCATGGCAGCGTTTCTCTCCAGCCATGTTCACTCCAAACTTGATATATTGGCTAAACACGTGAGGGCGGTGAGGGATTCAGGTATTCACGTCTCTCCTCCTGACATAAACAGGTCCCATGACTCATTTACGGCCAATGGAGATGAGATACTTTTTGGTCTTGGAGCGGTTTCCAAGGTAGGAGACGCAGCTGTAGATGCTATTTTGAGAGCGAGAAGCGAAGGTCCCTTCAAGTCCTTCTGGGACTTTTTAAACAGAGTGGACTTAAGGGTAGTGAGCAAGGGTGTGATAGAGAACCTCATCAAAGCAGGAGCCTTCGACAGCATTTCAAAGAACAGAAAACAGCTGTTGGAAGCGTTACCTGCATTTGTTGAAATGGTGCAGAAAAGATCGTCAGACGGAAGGCAGCGTTCCTTGTTGGATCTAGTGAGTGATGAGCAGCCTGACGAAGAACCCGAGCTACCTGATGTGGAGGATTTGGATTTTCATTCTCGATTGGAACTGGAGAAAGAGGCGACAGGGCTTTATATTTCGGGCCATCCCTGCGACCAACACAAAAGTGAGTACTGGAAATACGTCACTTGTTCCATTGGAGAGCTTCCTTTCTGGAAGTCAGAAAGAATTAAGCCTGTGGTGGCAGGTATAGTGGTGGAAGTGCAGGAAAAATACACGCGCAAAGGGGATAAAATGGCCTTTATAGAGTTGGAGGACAATGACAGCAAAATAGAAGTGGTATGTTTTCCTGGAGTATGGAATAACCTAGAAAGAAAGCCCTCAAAGGGGGAAGTCTATTTGGTCAATGGTTCGATCCAGGTTAAAGAAGGGCTTTCTTTGATAGCAGATTCGCTGATTCCCATGGAGGAGGCTGCAGAAAAGTTATGTCCTTGGGTTAGGATAAAGCTTTTCGCAGAGCTTGTAGACGAAAAGTCCCTTCTTGACCTTTGTAAGGAGTTGAAAGGTTGTCCTGGAGATGCCAAAGTTATCGTAGAATACCTGTGTGACGGCAAGAAAGTGCTGTTAACGTCATGCTCTCTGAAGGTCGATGCTCTTTTAGAGAAGAGTAGCATAGTCGATAAACTTAATAGTGACGCAATACAGCTTTGTGTTTAATGTTTATAAAATAGCGGAATGTCATTATAATTATACTTGTTGAAAGTTTTATAAGAGCTGAGTTTACACTGGAAGGAGAGGGAAGCATGAAAGATAACGAATATCCATCAGTAATGGCAGATTTTATAGTAGTCAAAGCCTTGGAGAACGGTGTCTCCGTTATAGGTTTGACTAGAGGTGAGGAGACACGATTCTCCCATTCAGAGAAACTGGATGAAGGAGAGGTGTGGATTTCCCAGTTTACCGAGTTTACATCCGCTATAAAGGTAAGAGGTAAGGCAGAGATATTGACGGCTCATGGAATGATTAAGAGTGGTAAAGATGAAAAAGAGAGTTAAGATAGTTTGTACCCTTGGTCCATCTTGCTCAAAATATGATGTTTTAAGGAATATGGTTCAGGCGGGCATGAACGTTGCCCGCCTGAATTTTAGCCATGGTGACTACGAAAGCCATGGTAGGCTTTTGGATAACGCAAGAAGGGCAGAAAAAGACTTGGGGATGCCCATTCCTATCATGATAGACACTAAGGGACCAGAAATAAGGACTGGAACATTGGCCGGACACGTACCTGTAGTTTTGAAAGGCGGTGATTTTCTAGTAATCACCACAAGACCGACCGAGGGGAACAAGGAAAAAATCTACGTGGACTATCCAGGTTTTGTAAGAGAAGTCGCTCCCGGAAGAACTATTTTTATTGACGATGGAAGGATCAGCCTCAAAGTGGAGAAAATATTATCTGAAGAAGAAACCTTATGCAAGGTCGTGGTTGGTGGAGAGTTGGGCGAGAATAAGGGGGTTTCGGTTCCGGGAGCTTTGAACAACTTGCCTATTCTTACGAAGAAAGACATCAATGACATAAAGTGGGCTATTTCAAGGGGAGCAGACTACCTTGCCCTTTCTTTCGTCCGAACTAGGGAAGACGTCTTGAAGGCGCGAAAGCTCTTAGAGGACCTTGATGGTGATCTCCAGATCATATCTAAGATAGAGACAATGCAGGCTGTGAGGAACCTGGAAGAAATTATAGAGGTCTCTGATGGAGTAATGGTTGCCCGTGGAGATTTGGGAGTCGAGATCCCCTTGGAGGAAGTTCCAATGCAGCAGAAAAGGATCATAGATTTATGTAGATTTGTTGGGAAACCTGTAATTGTGGCTACCCAGATGCT
The DNA window shown above is from Thermovirga lienii DSM 17291 and carries:
- a CDS encoding tryptophan RNA-binding attenuator protein (PFAM: Tryptophan RNA-binding attenuator protein~InterPro IPR000824~KEGG: tai:Taci_0832 tryptophan RNA-binding attenuator protein~PFAM: tryptophan RNA-binding attenuator protein~SPTR: Tryptophan RNA-binding attenuator protein) → MKDNEYPSVMADFIVVKALENGVSVIGLTRGEETRFSHSEKLDEGEVWISQFTEFTSAIKVRGKAEILTAHGMIKSGKDEKES
- a CDS encoding DNA polymerase III, subunits gamma and tau (PFAM: ATPase family associated with various cellular activities (AAA)~TIGRFAM: DNA polymerase III, subunit gamma and tau~COGs: COG2812 DNA polymerase III gamma/tau subunits~InterPro IPR003959: IPR012763: IPR001270: IPR003593~KEGG: aco:Amico_0731 DNA polymerase III, subunits gamma and tau~PFAM: AAA ATPase central domain protein~SMART: AAA ATPase~SPTR: DNA polymerase III, gamma and tau subunit;~TIGRFAM: DNA polymerase III, subunits gamma and tau), whose protein sequence is MSHITLYRKYRPKSFSQVVGQNAVVQVVKNKILSGKVPHAFLFSGPRGSGKTTVARLLAKALNCSNLSNEGEPCGECSSCKAITEGSSLDVIEIDGASHRGIDNIRELKEHVSLAPFSSPYKVYIIDEVHMVTTDGFNALLKTLEEPPSYVVFVLATTEPKKVPVTIRSRCQHVPFHRIKSGDIVNCLKNVLLLEGCDADDDALWEIAREADGSLRDALSILEQALAFAGEDKVLRLDAVNSMLGGGSRKDMERLMVKLRTDKKEAFYFLQQLLSAGLTSKRLFEGLYELARDLWVLGKWGSNCEDALPISQEEKDFLKEEMVFWETSDLWNIMKFCVDNIARANLGVRSDVAASLVLGFFEELKPAQTPREAVPKSREETKPEESKPVNAKREDNLSPKAGWEGFHECFYPDDIMIYCALASAEPAFGEGKVEIQFSLDHRLAFELLKIPRNLRKLRDGAKKLWEGKKVLLRLGDCSIDLDETDLPQGDYDPTPNIAEVVSEPGQGHRNEDTASKTREKVDPPYVKKRDTEPKNGNGLKDTNLRKLMQLINGEILLIREEDSMEASQESEEEVENE
- a CDS encoding peptidase M48 Ste24p (PFAM: Peptidase family M48~COGs: COG4783 Putative Zn-dependent protease contains TPR repeats~InterPro IPR001915~KEGG: tai:Taci_0829 peptidase M48 Ste24p~PFAM: peptidase M48 Ste24p~SPTR: Peptidase M48 Ste24p), with the protein product MGKLIGRAVFALAVLILTGFVLSGSSFAHSDDEDKLGEKVAKEVEQRWEVVTDPYKVALAEMVLDKCAPFAERKLNYRIKVIEEKSPNAFAIPGGRIYITTGMLDFARSDDELAAVIAHEIVHSDKNHILRQASRNQKLTIGALLVAVASKGQGAVMLLANLAQVAIMNAYSRDFEREADLGALHILQEAGYEPSAAVTVLERLKMEQLKRPYVDPGIFMDHPKTEERIDYILKAMEKEGLQVNRKIPLGLLRTKVVEVAERYNLLVDDLVVCWGPKVPEVFEILERLAHVIDENLKLETAPYDIAIMETKEGKALRIGRAIALYNKDMREGMPSLEEIRKRLVLALENAKKQHPTANYFR
- a CDS encoding DNA polymerase III, alpha subunit (PFAM: PHP domain; Bacterial DNA polymerase III alpha subunit; OB-fold nucleic acid binding domain~TIGRFAM: DNA-directed DNA polymerase III (polc)~COGs: COG0587 DNA polymerase III alpha subunit~InterProIPR004013: IPR011708: IPR004365: IPR004805: IPR 003141~KEGG: aco:Amico_0732 DNA polymerase III, alpha subunit~PFAM: DNA polymerase III alpha subunit; PHP domain protein; nucleic acid binding OB-fold tRNA/helicase-type~PRIAM: DNA-directed DNA polymerase~SMART: phosphoesterase PHP domain protein~SPTR: DNA polymerase III, alpha subunit;~TIGRFAM: DNA polymerase III, alpha subunit), producing MNNPFVHLHVHSEYSLLDGAIRCDRLANRVREWQVPAVALTDHGAMYGVIEFYGQCMSKGVKPIIGCEVYVDPRGHTLKDRQGKNYHLLLLAETQEGYQNLVKLVSIANTDGFYYKPRVDHDLLARYSKGLIASSACLSGEIPSLILEGNIEEAQSRASLYRDIFGKDNFFLEVMYNEVSDQALVNKRLVEMSKKMDIPLIATNDAHYLDKSDASWHDVLLCVQTNATINAPNRYRFGSNDFYLRSPEEMWAIFGKELPEALTNTVNIAERCDVKIEFSGYHLPEVRLMEGETLEQALRRRAVEGLAARFHGQTPPEEYTKRLEYELAVIEEMGFAGYFLIVADIIQEAKAKGIPVGPGRGSAAGSLVAYALKITEIDPLRYNLLFERFLNPERISMPDIDTDISDKRREEVLAQIVAKYGREKVAQIITFDRMKSKAAIRDVGRALDMPYAEVDKVAKLVPPGASSIEEAMEQSPELKEIHKNDPAVRRLLDYASSIEGLARHCSQHAAGVVIAPKAITDYVPVRKIGEDQVVTQFAMEHVEKLGLVKMDFLGLRTLSVIEETLKNIRNNGKVPPDINNLPLDDEATYQLLSDGDTLGVFQLESSGMRQLLRKLKPDCFEDLIAVLALYRPGPLGSGMVDQYIECKHGRQEPSYLHPLLEDVLKETHGVILYQEQVMQCASILAGYSLGQADLLRRAMGKKKVDVMAKERENFLKGCAERGIEEKKAEQIFDIIQEFAGYGFNKSHSTAYAMISYQTAYLKAHFPVEFMAAFLSSHVHSKLDILAKHVRAVRDSGIHVSPPDINRSHDSFTANGDEILFGLGAVSKVGDAAVDAILRARSEGPFKSFWDFLNRVDLRVVSKGVIENLIKAGAFDSISKNRKQLLEALPAFVEMVQKRSSDGRQRSLLDLVSDEQPDEEPELPDVEDLDFHSRLELEKEATGLYISGHPCDQHKSEYWKYVTCSIGELPFWKSERIKPVVAGIVVEVQEKYTRKGDKMAFIELEDNDSKIEVVCFPGVWNNLERKPSKGEVYLVNGSIQVKEGLSLIADSLIPMEEAAEKLCPWVRIKLFAELVDEKSLLDLCKELKGCPGDAKVIVEYLCDGKKVLLTSCSLKVDALLEKSSIVDKLNSDAIQLCV